The Fragaria vesca subsp. vesca linkage group LG2, FraVesHawaii_1.0, whole genome shotgun sequence genome includes a window with the following:
- the LOC101300787 gene encoding protein-lysine methyltransferase METTL21D-like — MESDRLNSPNTFTMDLEVMGHELQFVQDPNSKHLGTTVWDASLVFAKFLEKNSRRGKFSPAKLKGKRVIELGAGCGVAGFGMALLGCDVVMTDQVEVLPLLMRNVERNTSRITQINSASESFGSVQVAELSWGNEDHIRAVDPPFDYIIGTDVLADPFDFLGFKVYKEDLLEPLLQTIFALSGPKTAILLGYEIRSTNVHAQMVEMWKRHFEVKLVPNSKMDSTYQHPSIQLFIMRLKSPYAEKIVEWTDQDLDEVETAENTAGVVDEKVDTNAVRSNEEKGKISLFLEMLKKIVSQFHYLRMVNVLIGKLEDMAQWLHGFCMMSKSHNSL; from the exons ATGGAATCCGACAG GTTGAACTCACCCAACACATTTACAATGGATTTGGAAGTAATGGGTCATGAGTTGCAGTTTGTTCAG GATCCTAACTCAAAGCATCTAGGCACTACGGTTTGGGATGCATCACTGGTATTTGCCAAGTTTCTG GAAAAGAACTCCAGAAGGGGAAAGTTCTCCCCGGCAAAACTTAAAGGGAAACGTGTCATTGAACTTGGAGCAGGTTGTGGAGTAGCTGGGTTTG GCATGGCATTATTGGGGTGTGATGTGGTTATGACAGATCAAGTTGAGGTATTGCCATTGCTTATGAGAAATGTTGAACGGAATACTTCAAGGATTACACAGATAAATTCTGCTTCTG AGTCATTTGGTTCTGTCCAGGTAGCTGAGTTAAGTTGGGGAAATGAGGATCATATAAGAGCAGTTGATCCACCATTTGACTACATCATTGGCACTGACGTT CTAGCTGATCCATTTGACTTCCTTGGATTTAAGGTTTACAAAGAAGATCTCTTGGAGCCACTATTACAGACAATATTTGCATTGTCAGGGCCTAAAACTGCAATTTTG CTGGGCTATGAGATTCGTTCTACAAATGTCCATGCGCAAATGGTTGAGATGTGGAAAAGACACTTCGAGGTGAAACTTGTTCCAAATTCTAAG ATGGATAGTACCTACCAACACCCAAGTATTCAACTTTTCATTATGCGATTGAAATCTCCATATGCAGAAAAAATAGTTGAGTGGACAGATCAAGACCTTGATGAAGTGGAGACAGCGGAGAATACAGCCGGGGTGGTGGATGAGAAAGTTGATACAAACGCAGTTAGAAGCAATGAAGAAAAAGGAAAAATTTCTCTCTTTCTGGAAATGTTGAAGAAAATTGTGAGCCAGTTCCATTACCTCAGAATGGTAAACGTACTGATTGGGAAGCTAGAAGATATGGCTCAATGGCTGCACGGCTTCTGCATGATGTCAAAATCACATAATTCTTTGTGA